A section of the Bryobacteraceae bacterium genome encodes:
- a CDS encoding aldehyde oxidase → MKKRRLGQRGPEVSAIGLGCMGMSFSYGPTPDRRDMIALLRAAVERGVTFFDTAEVYGPYTNEELVGEALEPFRGQVVIATKFGFRLRDDDQPGWLGLDSSPQRIRKAVEGSLRRLRVEAIDLLYQHRVDPNVPMEDVAGTVGELIREGKVKHFGLSEAAASTIRRAHAVQPVTAIQSEYSLWHRRPEAEVLPACEELGIGFVPYSPLGKGFLTGRIDESTQFAASDFRSRLPRFTPEAMRHNKALVELLEQFGRRRGATPAQVALAWLLAQKPWIVPIPGTTKLSRLEENLAAADMELTRDELHELDEAASRVQIVGERYPEEIERMSYL, encoded by the coding sequence ATGAAGAAACGCAGACTCGGACAGAGAGGCCCGGAAGTGAGCGCCATCGGGCTGGGTTGCATGGGCATGAGCTTCAGCTACGGCCCGACGCCCGACCGGCGGGACATGATCGCGCTGTTACGCGCCGCCGTCGAGCGGGGCGTCACATTTTTCGACACGGCCGAAGTCTACGGCCCCTACACCAACGAAGAGCTCGTCGGGGAAGCGCTTGAGCCCTTCCGCGGCCAGGTGGTCATCGCCACCAAATTCGGCTTCCGCCTCCGCGATGATGACCAGCCGGGCTGGCTGGGGCTGGACAGCAGCCCGCAGCGGATCCGCAAGGCCGTGGAAGGTTCGCTCCGGCGGCTTCGCGTGGAGGCCATTGACCTCCTGTATCAGCATCGCGTGGACCCCAATGTCCCCATGGAGGACGTGGCCGGCACGGTCGGCGAGCTGATCCGCGAGGGCAAGGTGAAACACTTCGGTCTGAGCGAGGCGGCCGCCTCCACCATCCGCCGCGCCCACGCCGTGCAGCCGGTGACGGCCATCCAGAGCGAGTACTCGCTCTGGCACCGGCGCCCGGAGGCCGAAGTTCTTCCGGCCTGCGAGGAGCTGGGCATCGGGTTTGTGCCCTACAGTCCGCTCGGCAAGGGCTTCCTCACCGGCAGGATCGACGAGAGCACACAGTTCGCCGCCTCCGACTTCCGCTCCCGTCTCCCGCGCTTCACGCCGGAGGCGATGCGGCACAACAAGGCGCTGGTCGAGCTGCTCGAACAGTTTGGTCGGCGCCGCGGCGCCACCCCCGCCCAGGTGGCGCTCGCCTGGCTGCTCGCGCAGAAGCCCTGGATCGTGCCGATCCCCGGAACGACGAAGCTCTCGCGGCTTGAGGAGAATCTCGCCGCGGCCGACATGGAACTCACCCGCGACGAGCTGCACGAACTCGACGAGGCCGCCTCGCGCGTCCAGATCGTCGGCGAGCGCTATCCGGAAGAGATCGAACGCATGAGCTACCTGTGA